A single region of the Buteo buteo chromosome 16, bButBut1.hap1.1, whole genome shotgun sequence genome encodes:
- the MICAL2 gene encoding F-actin-monooxygenase MICAL2 isoform X7 has translation MGENDDEKYSQAGQIFENFVQASTCKGTIQAFNILTRQLELDPLDNRNFYTKLKSRVTTWKAKALWNKLDKRASHKEYKRGKSCMNTKCLIIGGGPCGLRTAIELAFLGAKVVVVEKRDTFSRNNVLHLWPYTIHDLRGLGAKKFYGKFCAGSIDHISIRQLQLILFKVALILGVEIHVNLEFVKVLEPPEDQENQKIGWRAEFLPMDHPLSEYEFDVIIGADGRRNTLEGFRRKEFRGKLAIAITANFINRNTTAEAKVEEISGVAFIFNQKFFQDLKEETGIDLENIVYYKDSTHYFVMTAKKQSLLDKGVIINDYIDTELLLCGENVNQNNLLSYAREAADFATNYQLPSLDFAINHYGQPDVAMFDFTSMYASENAALVRERHRHQLLVALVGDSLLEPFWPMGTGCARGFLAAFDTAWMVRSWAQGKPPLEVLAERESIYRLLPQTTPENINKNFDQYTIDPGTRYPNLNSSCVRPHQVRQLYVTNELQQCPLERVSSIRRSVNLSRHESDIRPNKLLTWCQKQTEGYRNVNITDLTTSWKSGLALCAIIHRFRPDLIDFDALNEEDVVKNNQLAFDVAEQEFGIPPVTTGKEVGSAGEPDKLSMVMYLSKFYELFRGTPLRAVDAGDKQNGENNDLCSAKSSNFIFNNYINLTLPRKRVPKVEGKTEENETNKRRRKGLLGVFEEASGFSSQGTNAGKEQSDGREGLNQNKVKSMATQLLAKFEENAPNTIFRRQELIDRPALLSSDPPVNPRFAKPKDPSLLPPQPKRQFQVVARSEHEVREPKQSLSGSDHMARRAKTVQKTDTQPSLSETSENLASACSAAFVLSGVLERLQHLEEKMKQKRAQTIANREFHKKNIKEKAAHLASMFGYMEFPKMTVGKVSSAVGAVAEVLVNLYVNDHRPKPQLPRLELKQSLKRATGSCPIPHSPSPASTAQSCQVLGSKGSLRKEFPQSIGGSDICYFCKKRVYVMERLSAEGHFFHRECFKCEICSTTLRLGIYAFDVEEGKFYCKPHFTHCKISTKHRKRRATLQTQGKEATEAWKKEEPKPTETTTESTLSTASSPEDRSPVQFIIPVLHPLTG, from the exons TGTTTAATTATTGGAGGTGGCCCATGTGGCTTGCGGACTGCCATAGAACTTGCCTTCCTGGGAGCCAAAGTTGTCGTTGTGGAGAAGCGGGACACTTTTTCAAGAAACAATGTGTTGCATCTTTGGCCATATACAATCCACGACCTCCGGGGACTGGGAGCAAAGaaattttatggaaaattcTGTGCAGGATCTATTGATCACATCA GTATTCGACAACTTCAACTTATCCTCTTCAAAGTTGCACTTATACTAGGAGTTGAAATCCATGTGAATCTCGAATTTGTGAAAGTCCTGGAACCTCCTGAAGATcaagaaaaccaaa AGATAGGTTGGAGGGCTGAATTTCTCCCCATGGATCACCCGTTGTCAGAGTATGAATTTGATGTTATTATTGGTGCAGATGGCCGCAGGAATACGTTAGAAG GTTTCAGGAGGAAGGAGTTTCGTGGAAAGCTGGCTATAGCTATCACTGCCAattttataaatagaaatacaaCTGCAGAAGCCAAGGTAGAAGAAATTAGTGGTGTTGCTTTCATCTTCAATCAGAAGTTCTTCCAGGACCTTAAGGAAGAAACGG GAATTGACCTGGAGAATATTGTTTACTACAAAGACAGCACTCATTATTTTGTGATGACAGCAAAAAAGCAGTCTCTTCTGGACAAAGGAGTGATTATTAAT GACTATATTGATACTGAGTTGCTCCTCTGTGGGGAAAATGTGAACCAGAACAATTTACTGTCCTATGCGAGAGAAGCTGCTGACTTTGCAACCAATTACCAGCTGCCATCCTTGGATTTTGCAATTAATCACTATGGGCAACCAGATGTAGCAATGTTTGATTTTACTTCCATGTATGCATCTGAAAATGCTGCACTAGTGAGAGAGAGGCACAGACATCAGCTCCTGGTGGCGCTTGTTGGAGATAGTTTGCTTGAG CCCTTCTGGCCAATGGGTACGGGCTGTGCAAGAGGCTTCTTAGCTGCTTTCGATACTGCATGGATGGTACGGAGCTGGGCTCAAGGAAAACCCCCATTAGAAGTCCTTGCTGAACG AGAGAGCATTTATCGACTTTTGCCTCAGACTACCCCTGAAAATATTAACAAGAACTTTGACCAGTATACCATTGACCCGGGAACAAGATACCCGAACTTGAACTCAAGCTGTGTGCGGCCTCACCAG GTGAGGCAATTATATGTTACCAATGAGTTACAACAATGTCCTCTTGAAAGAGTAAGCTCCATTAGAAGATCAGTGAATCTCTCCAGACATG AGTCGGATATTCGACCTAACAAGCTTTTGACCTGGTGTCAGAAGCAGACAGAAGGGTACCGTAATGTTAACATTACAGACCTGACTACCTCCTGGAAAAGTGGCCTTGCGTTGTGTGCAATTATCCATCGCTTCAGACCTGACCTCAT CGACTTTGATGCTCTGAACGAAGAGGACGTTGTCAAAAACAACCAGCTGGCGTTTGACGTTGCTGAGCAAGAGTTTGGGATCCCCCCTGTGACCACGGGGAAGGAGGTGGGGTCAGCCGGGGAGCCCGACAAGCTCAGCATGGTCATGTACCTCTCCAAGTTCTACGAACTGTTCAGGGGGACACCTCTGCGGGCAGTAG ATGCTGGCGACaagcaaaatggagaaaataatgaTCTTTGTTCAGCAAAATCATCAAACTTCATCTTTAATAATTATATCAATTTAACTTTACCAAGAAAACGAGTACCAAAG GTTGAAGGGAAAACGGAAGAAAATGAGACTAACAAAAGACGTCGAAAAGGTCTTCTTGGTGTCTTCGAGGAG GCTTCAGGCTTTTCAAGCCAAGGGACAAATGCTGGGAAAGAACAGAGTGATGGCAGAGAAGGATTGAACCAGAATAAAGTTAAATCAATGGCAACTCAACTGTTGGCAAAGTTTGAAGAGAATGCTCCAAATACAATTTTTCGGAGGCAG GAGCTAATAGATAGACCAGCCCTGCTCTCTTCTGACCCTCCTGTTAATCCTCGCTTTGCTAAACCTAAGGATCCAAGCCTTCTTCCACCTCAACCAAAAAGGCAG TTTCAGGTGGTAGCTAGGAGTGAACACGAGGTCAGGGAACCCAAACAGTCTTTAAGTGGTTCTGATCATATGGCCAGGAGAGCAAAGACTGTACAAAAAACAGATACCCAGCCCAGTCTGTCAGAAACCTCTGAAAATCTCGCATCTGCCTGTTCTGCTGCATTTGTACTTTCTGGAGTGCTTGAGCGTCTTCAGcacctggaggaaaaaatgaaacag AAAAGAGCTCAGACCATAGCAAATAGGGAATTCcataaaaagaacattaaagAGAAAGCGGCACATCTTGCCTCAATGTTTGGATACATGGAGTTTCCAAAG ATGACTGTAGGAAAGGTCTCAAGTGCAGTTGGAGCTGTGGCTGAAGTTCTTGTCAATCTGTATGTGAATGATCACAGACCCAAGCCACAGCTTCCCCGCCTTGAACTG AAGCAGTCTCTGAAGAGAGCTACAGGTTCTTGCCCCATTCCTCATTCGCCATCTCCTGCCTCCACTGCTCAAAGCTGTCAGGTATTGGGAAGCAAA GGATCTCTGCGAAAAGAATTTCCTCAGTCTATCGGGGGGAGTGACATTtgttatttctgcaaaaaaCGGGTATATGTTATGGAGCGGCTGAGCGCAGAAGGCCACTTCTTTCATAGGGAGTGCTTCAAGTGTGAAATATGCTCTACAACGCTCCGTTTAGGAATTTATGCCTTTGATGTTGAAGAAG gtaAATTTTACTGTAAACCTCATTTTACGCACTGCAAAATCAGTACtaaacacagaaagagaagagcaaCGTTACAAACCCAAGGAAAG GAGGCAACAGAAGCATGGAAGAAAGAGGAACCCAAACCCACAGAGACCACCACAGAAAGCACTTTGTCTACTGCTAGCAGTCCAGAGGACAGGTCCCCAG
- the MICAL2 gene encoding F-actin-monooxygenase MICAL2 isoform X8: MGENDDEKYSQAGQIFENFVQASTCKGTIQAFNILTRQLELDPLDNRNFYTKLKSRVTTWKAKALWNKLDKRASHKEYKRGKSCMNTKCLIIGGGPCGLRTAIELAFLGAKVVVVEKRDTFSRNNVLHLWPYTIHDLRGLGAKKFYGKFCAGSIDHISIRQLQLILFKVALILGVEIHVNLEFVKVLEPPEDQENQKIGWRAEFLPMDHPLSEYEFDVIIGADGRRNTLEGFRRKEFRGKLAIAITANFINRNTTAEAKVEEISGVAFIFNQKFFQDLKEETGIDLENIVYYKDSTHYFVMTAKKQSLLDKGVIINDYIDTELLLCGENVNQNNLLSYAREAADFATNYQLPSLDFAINHYGQPDVAMFDFTSMYASENAALVRERHRHQLLVALVGDSLLEPFWPMGTGCARGFLAAFDTAWMVRSWAQGKPPLEVLAERESIYRLLPQTTPENINKNFDQYTIDPGTRYPNLNSSCVRPHQVRQLYVTNELQQCPLERVSSIRRSVNLSRHESDIRPNKLLTWCQKQTEGYRNVNITDLTTSWKSGLALCAIIHRFRPDLIDFDALNEEDVVKNNQLAFDVAEQEFGIPPVTTGKEVGSAGEPDKLSMVMYLSKFYELFRGTPLRAVDAGDKQNGENNDLCSAKSSNFIFNNYINLTLPRKRVPKVEGKTEENETNKRRRKGLLGVFEEASGFSSQGTNAGKEQSDGREGLNQNKVKSMATQLLAKFEENAPNTIFRRQELIDRPALLSSDPPVNPRFAKPKDPSLLPPQPKRQFQVVARSEHEVREPKQSLSGSDHMARRAKTVQKTDTQPSLSETSENLASACSAAFVLSGVLERLQHLEEKMKQKRAQTIANREFHKKNIKEKAAHLASMFGYMEFPKMTVGKVSSAVGAVAEVLVNLYVNDHRPKPQLPRLELKQSLKRATGSCPIPHSPSPASTAQSCQGSLRKEFPQSIGGSDICYFCKKRVYVMERLSAEGHFFHRECFKCEICSTTLRLGIYAFDVEEGKFYCKPHFTHCKISTKHRKRRATLQTQGKEATEAWKKEEPKPTETTTESTLSTASSPEDRSPVQFIIPVLHPLTG, encoded by the exons TGTTTAATTATTGGAGGTGGCCCATGTGGCTTGCGGACTGCCATAGAACTTGCCTTCCTGGGAGCCAAAGTTGTCGTTGTGGAGAAGCGGGACACTTTTTCAAGAAACAATGTGTTGCATCTTTGGCCATATACAATCCACGACCTCCGGGGACTGGGAGCAAAGaaattttatggaaaattcTGTGCAGGATCTATTGATCACATCA GTATTCGACAACTTCAACTTATCCTCTTCAAAGTTGCACTTATACTAGGAGTTGAAATCCATGTGAATCTCGAATTTGTGAAAGTCCTGGAACCTCCTGAAGATcaagaaaaccaaa AGATAGGTTGGAGGGCTGAATTTCTCCCCATGGATCACCCGTTGTCAGAGTATGAATTTGATGTTATTATTGGTGCAGATGGCCGCAGGAATACGTTAGAAG GTTTCAGGAGGAAGGAGTTTCGTGGAAAGCTGGCTATAGCTATCACTGCCAattttataaatagaaatacaaCTGCAGAAGCCAAGGTAGAAGAAATTAGTGGTGTTGCTTTCATCTTCAATCAGAAGTTCTTCCAGGACCTTAAGGAAGAAACGG GAATTGACCTGGAGAATATTGTTTACTACAAAGACAGCACTCATTATTTTGTGATGACAGCAAAAAAGCAGTCTCTTCTGGACAAAGGAGTGATTATTAAT GACTATATTGATACTGAGTTGCTCCTCTGTGGGGAAAATGTGAACCAGAACAATTTACTGTCCTATGCGAGAGAAGCTGCTGACTTTGCAACCAATTACCAGCTGCCATCCTTGGATTTTGCAATTAATCACTATGGGCAACCAGATGTAGCAATGTTTGATTTTACTTCCATGTATGCATCTGAAAATGCTGCACTAGTGAGAGAGAGGCACAGACATCAGCTCCTGGTGGCGCTTGTTGGAGATAGTTTGCTTGAG CCCTTCTGGCCAATGGGTACGGGCTGTGCAAGAGGCTTCTTAGCTGCTTTCGATACTGCATGGATGGTACGGAGCTGGGCTCAAGGAAAACCCCCATTAGAAGTCCTTGCTGAACG AGAGAGCATTTATCGACTTTTGCCTCAGACTACCCCTGAAAATATTAACAAGAACTTTGACCAGTATACCATTGACCCGGGAACAAGATACCCGAACTTGAACTCAAGCTGTGTGCGGCCTCACCAG GTGAGGCAATTATATGTTACCAATGAGTTACAACAATGTCCTCTTGAAAGAGTAAGCTCCATTAGAAGATCAGTGAATCTCTCCAGACATG AGTCGGATATTCGACCTAACAAGCTTTTGACCTGGTGTCAGAAGCAGACAGAAGGGTACCGTAATGTTAACATTACAGACCTGACTACCTCCTGGAAAAGTGGCCTTGCGTTGTGTGCAATTATCCATCGCTTCAGACCTGACCTCAT CGACTTTGATGCTCTGAACGAAGAGGACGTTGTCAAAAACAACCAGCTGGCGTTTGACGTTGCTGAGCAAGAGTTTGGGATCCCCCCTGTGACCACGGGGAAGGAGGTGGGGTCAGCCGGGGAGCCCGACAAGCTCAGCATGGTCATGTACCTCTCCAAGTTCTACGAACTGTTCAGGGGGACACCTCTGCGGGCAGTAG ATGCTGGCGACaagcaaaatggagaaaataatgaTCTTTGTTCAGCAAAATCATCAAACTTCATCTTTAATAATTATATCAATTTAACTTTACCAAGAAAACGAGTACCAAAG GTTGAAGGGAAAACGGAAGAAAATGAGACTAACAAAAGACGTCGAAAAGGTCTTCTTGGTGTCTTCGAGGAG GCTTCAGGCTTTTCAAGCCAAGGGACAAATGCTGGGAAAGAACAGAGTGATGGCAGAGAAGGATTGAACCAGAATAAAGTTAAATCAATGGCAACTCAACTGTTGGCAAAGTTTGAAGAGAATGCTCCAAATACAATTTTTCGGAGGCAG GAGCTAATAGATAGACCAGCCCTGCTCTCTTCTGACCCTCCTGTTAATCCTCGCTTTGCTAAACCTAAGGATCCAAGCCTTCTTCCACCTCAACCAAAAAGGCAG TTTCAGGTGGTAGCTAGGAGTGAACACGAGGTCAGGGAACCCAAACAGTCTTTAAGTGGTTCTGATCATATGGCCAGGAGAGCAAAGACTGTACAAAAAACAGATACCCAGCCCAGTCTGTCAGAAACCTCTGAAAATCTCGCATCTGCCTGTTCTGCTGCATTTGTACTTTCTGGAGTGCTTGAGCGTCTTCAGcacctggaggaaaaaatgaaacag AAAAGAGCTCAGACCATAGCAAATAGGGAATTCcataaaaagaacattaaagAGAAAGCGGCACATCTTGCCTCAATGTTTGGATACATGGAGTTTCCAAAG ATGACTGTAGGAAAGGTCTCAAGTGCAGTTGGAGCTGTGGCTGAAGTTCTTGTCAATCTGTATGTGAATGATCACAGACCCAAGCCACAGCTTCCCCGCCTTGAACTG AAGCAGTCTCTGAAGAGAGCTACAGGTTCTTGCCCCATTCCTCATTCGCCATCTCCTGCCTCCACTGCTCAAAGCTGTCAG GGATCTCTGCGAAAAGAATTTCCTCAGTCTATCGGGGGGAGTGACATTtgttatttctgcaaaaaaCGGGTATATGTTATGGAGCGGCTGAGCGCAGAAGGCCACTTCTTTCATAGGGAGTGCTTCAAGTGTGAAATATGCTCTACAACGCTCCGTTTAGGAATTTATGCCTTTGATGTTGAAGAAG gtaAATTTTACTGTAAACCTCATTTTACGCACTGCAAAATCAGTACtaaacacagaaagagaagagcaaCGTTACAAACCCAAGGAAAG GAGGCAACAGAAGCATGGAAGAAAGAGGAACCCAAACCCACAGAGACCACCACAGAAAGCACTTTGTCTACTGCTAGCAGTCCAGAGGACAGGTCCCCAG
- the MICAL2 gene encoding F-actin-monooxygenase MICAL2 isoform X1, with product MGENDDEKYSQAGQIFENFVQASTCKGTIQAFNILTRQLELDPLDNRNFYTKLKSRVTTWKAKALWNKLDKRASHKEYKRGKSCMNTKCLIIGGGPCGLRTAIELAFLGAKVVVVEKRDTFSRNNVLHLWPYTIHDLRGLGAKKFYGKFCAGSIDHISIRQLQLILFKVALILGVEIHVNLEFVKVLEPPEDQENQKIGWRAEFLPMDHPLSEYEFDVIIGADGRRNTLEGFRRKEFRGKLAIAITANFINRNTTAEAKVEEISGVAFIFNQKFFQDLKEETGIDLENIVYYKDSTHYFVMTAKKQSLLDKGVIINDYIDTELLLCGENVNQNNLLSYAREAADFATNYQLPSLDFAINHYGQPDVAMFDFTSMYASENAALVRERHRHQLLVALVGDSLLEPFWPMGTGCARGFLAAFDTAWMVRSWAQGKPPLEVLAERESIYRLLPQTTPENINKNFDQYTIDPGTRYPNLNSSCVRPHQVRQLYVTNELQQCPLERVSSIRRSVNLSRHESDIRPNKLLTWCQKQTEGYRNVNITDLTTSWKSGLALCAIIHRFRPDLIDFDALNEEDVVKNNQLAFDVAEQEFGIPPVTTGKEVGSAGEPDKLSMVMYLSKFYELFRGTPLRAVDAGDKQNGENNDLCSAKSSNFIFNNYINLTLPRKRVPKVEGKTEENETNKRRRKGLLGVFEEASGFSSQGTNAGKEQSDGREGLNQNKVKSMATQLLAKFEENAPNTIFRRQELIDRPALLSSDPPVNPRFAKPKDPSLLPPQPKRQFQVVARSEHEVREPKQSLSGSDHMARRAKTVQKTDTQPSLSETSENLASACSAAFVLSGVLERLQHLEEKMKQKRAQTIANREFHKKNIKEKAAHLASMFGYMEFPKNKLPTKGLSHSQPPTPSCSPPHDSAAASSPSSVGSASPAVPSRQMTVGKVSSAVGAVAEVLVNLYVNDHRPKPQLPRLELKQSLKRATGSCPIPHSPSPASTAQSCQVLGSKGSLRKEFPQSIGGSDICYFCKKRVYVMERLSAEGHFFHRECFKCEICSTTLRLGIYAFDVEEGKFYCKPHFTHCKISTKHRKRRATLQTQGKEATEAWKKEEPKPTETTTESTLSTASSPEDRSPVQFIIPVLHPLTG from the exons TGTTTAATTATTGGAGGTGGCCCATGTGGCTTGCGGACTGCCATAGAACTTGCCTTCCTGGGAGCCAAAGTTGTCGTTGTGGAGAAGCGGGACACTTTTTCAAGAAACAATGTGTTGCATCTTTGGCCATATACAATCCACGACCTCCGGGGACTGGGAGCAAAGaaattttatggaaaattcTGTGCAGGATCTATTGATCACATCA GTATTCGACAACTTCAACTTATCCTCTTCAAAGTTGCACTTATACTAGGAGTTGAAATCCATGTGAATCTCGAATTTGTGAAAGTCCTGGAACCTCCTGAAGATcaagaaaaccaaa AGATAGGTTGGAGGGCTGAATTTCTCCCCATGGATCACCCGTTGTCAGAGTATGAATTTGATGTTATTATTGGTGCAGATGGCCGCAGGAATACGTTAGAAG GTTTCAGGAGGAAGGAGTTTCGTGGAAAGCTGGCTATAGCTATCACTGCCAattttataaatagaaatacaaCTGCAGAAGCCAAGGTAGAAGAAATTAGTGGTGTTGCTTTCATCTTCAATCAGAAGTTCTTCCAGGACCTTAAGGAAGAAACGG GAATTGACCTGGAGAATATTGTTTACTACAAAGACAGCACTCATTATTTTGTGATGACAGCAAAAAAGCAGTCTCTTCTGGACAAAGGAGTGATTATTAAT GACTATATTGATACTGAGTTGCTCCTCTGTGGGGAAAATGTGAACCAGAACAATTTACTGTCCTATGCGAGAGAAGCTGCTGACTTTGCAACCAATTACCAGCTGCCATCCTTGGATTTTGCAATTAATCACTATGGGCAACCAGATGTAGCAATGTTTGATTTTACTTCCATGTATGCATCTGAAAATGCTGCACTAGTGAGAGAGAGGCACAGACATCAGCTCCTGGTGGCGCTTGTTGGAGATAGTTTGCTTGAG CCCTTCTGGCCAATGGGTACGGGCTGTGCAAGAGGCTTCTTAGCTGCTTTCGATACTGCATGGATGGTACGGAGCTGGGCTCAAGGAAAACCCCCATTAGAAGTCCTTGCTGAACG AGAGAGCATTTATCGACTTTTGCCTCAGACTACCCCTGAAAATATTAACAAGAACTTTGACCAGTATACCATTGACCCGGGAACAAGATACCCGAACTTGAACTCAAGCTGTGTGCGGCCTCACCAG GTGAGGCAATTATATGTTACCAATGAGTTACAACAATGTCCTCTTGAAAGAGTAAGCTCCATTAGAAGATCAGTGAATCTCTCCAGACATG AGTCGGATATTCGACCTAACAAGCTTTTGACCTGGTGTCAGAAGCAGACAGAAGGGTACCGTAATGTTAACATTACAGACCTGACTACCTCCTGGAAAAGTGGCCTTGCGTTGTGTGCAATTATCCATCGCTTCAGACCTGACCTCAT CGACTTTGATGCTCTGAACGAAGAGGACGTTGTCAAAAACAACCAGCTGGCGTTTGACGTTGCTGAGCAAGAGTTTGGGATCCCCCCTGTGACCACGGGGAAGGAGGTGGGGTCAGCCGGGGAGCCCGACAAGCTCAGCATGGTCATGTACCTCTCCAAGTTCTACGAACTGTTCAGGGGGACACCTCTGCGGGCAGTAG ATGCTGGCGACaagcaaaatggagaaaataatgaTCTTTGTTCAGCAAAATCATCAAACTTCATCTTTAATAATTATATCAATTTAACTTTACCAAGAAAACGAGTACCAAAG GTTGAAGGGAAAACGGAAGAAAATGAGACTAACAAAAGACGTCGAAAAGGTCTTCTTGGTGTCTTCGAGGAG GCTTCAGGCTTTTCAAGCCAAGGGACAAATGCTGGGAAAGAACAGAGTGATGGCAGAGAAGGATTGAACCAGAATAAAGTTAAATCAATGGCAACTCAACTGTTGGCAAAGTTTGAAGAGAATGCTCCAAATACAATTTTTCGGAGGCAG GAGCTAATAGATAGACCAGCCCTGCTCTCTTCTGACCCTCCTGTTAATCCTCGCTTTGCTAAACCTAAGGATCCAAGCCTTCTTCCACCTCAACCAAAAAGGCAG TTTCAGGTGGTAGCTAGGAGTGAACACGAGGTCAGGGAACCCAAACAGTCTTTAAGTGGTTCTGATCATATGGCCAGGAGAGCAAAGACTGTACAAAAAACAGATACCCAGCCCAGTCTGTCAGAAACCTCTGAAAATCTCGCATCTGCCTGTTCTGCTGCATTTGTACTTTCTGGAGTGCTTGAGCGTCTTCAGcacctggaggaaaaaatgaaacag AAAAGAGCTCAGACCATAGCAAATAGGGAATTCcataaaaagaacattaaagAGAAAGCGGCACATCTTGCCTCAATGTTTGGATACATGGAGTTTCCAAAG AATAAGCTACCTACTAAAGGCTTATCCCATTCTCAGCCCCCAACTCCCTCTTGCTCTCCACCTCATGAttcagctgctgcctcttctccatCGTCTGTCGGTTCAGCTTCCCCTGCTGTTCCTTCTAGACAG ATGACTGTAGGAAAGGTCTCAAGTGCAGTTGGAGCTGTGGCTGAAGTTCTTGTCAATCTGTATGTGAATGATCACAGACCCAAGCCACAGCTTCCCCGCCTTGAACTG AAGCAGTCTCTGAAGAGAGCTACAGGTTCTTGCCCCATTCCTCATTCGCCATCTCCTGCCTCCACTGCTCAAAGCTGTCAGGTATTGGGAAGCAAA GGATCTCTGCGAAAAGAATTTCCTCAGTCTATCGGGGGGAGTGACATTtgttatttctgcaaaaaaCGGGTATATGTTATGGAGCGGCTGAGCGCAGAAGGCCACTTCTTTCATAGGGAGTGCTTCAAGTGTGAAATATGCTCTACAACGCTCCGTTTAGGAATTTATGCCTTTGATGTTGAAGAAG gtaAATTTTACTGTAAACCTCATTTTACGCACTGCAAAATCAGTACtaaacacagaaagagaagagcaaCGTTACAAACCCAAGGAAAG GAGGCAACAGAAGCATGGAAGAAAGAGGAACCCAAACCCACAGAGACCACCACAGAAAGCACTTTGTCTACTGCTAGCAGTCCAGAGGACAGGTCCCCAG